CGACGCGACGCCGGGCACGGTCACCAAGCAGAGTCCGGAAGGCGGTTCCGAGGCGGAGAAGGACTCCGAGGTGACGATCACCGTCGCCGAGGAGAAGCTCATCACCATGCCGGATCTGTCGACGTCCGGCCGCACCTTCGAACAGGCGCAGGCCCAGCTGGTCGCGCTCGAGTTCACGAACGTCTCGCGGACCGATGTCGACTCGACGTCTCCGGCGGGCACCGTGGTCGGGCAGACCCCGGAGGCCAACACCCAGCAGCCCAAGGACGTCCAGATCGTGCTGAAGGTCTCCAAGGGACCGCCGCAGCCCGAGCAGGTGGCCGTCCCGAACCTGGCCGGGCAGACCCTCGGCGACGCGAAGAACCTGCTCGCCCAGAGTGGGCTGGTCCTCGGCAGCGTCGACGGCTCGTCCGACGACAACGCCCGCATCCTCAACGTCGACCCGCAGGTCGGCCAGCAGGTCGCCAAGGGCAGCGCGGTCAACGTGAAGACCGTGGGCGGCGGCGGGGACGGCCTCTTCGGCAACATGGGGCACTGACCCCCGCCACGCGCATGGGCCCGGACCACCTGAGGTGGTCCGGGCCCATGCGTATGTTCTACGGGTGGTACGCCGGAACGGCGATTACCGCGCGGCCCGAGCGATGCGGTGCGTGCGGTACCGGGCCGGGGACGCGGCGGGCGGTCAGCGCAGCTCGGCCGGGGGCGTGCGGTCGCTGTCGACCTTCTCCGTGCGCTCCAGCTCGCCCCAGACGACGTAGCGGTACTTCGAGGTGTAGACGGGCGTGCAGGTCGTCAGGGTGATGTAGTGGCCGGGCTTGGTCACTCCGGCCTCCTTCGGCACCTGCTGGAGCACGTCCACGTTGTACTTCGTGGTCTCCGGGAGCGTCTTGAAGACCTTGTAGACGTACCAGGTGTCCTTGGTCTCGAAGACGATCGCGTCACCGTCGTGCAGCTTGTCGATGTTGTGGAACTTCGCGCCGTGACCGTCCCGGTGCGCGGCGAGCGTGAAGTTCCCCGGCTCGTCCGAGGGGAGCGCGGCCGGGAGGGGATCGGTGTAGTAGCCGGCGACACCGTCGTTGAGCACCGAGGTCTCGGTGCCCTTCTTGACCAGCACCTCGCCGTTCTTCATGGCAGGCACGTGCAGGAAGCCGATGCCTCCCTCGGTGTTCAGCTCGCCCGGTCCGCCGTCCGCCGTCCAGCCGTCGCGGACGGCGTGGCTCTGCTTGTCGGCCTCGTGGTCGGCCACCACGTTGGTCCACCACAGGGAGTACGCCACGAAGAGGCCGAGCACCAGGCCCGCGGTGATGAGGAGTTCACCGAAGACGCTGACGGCCGCCGCGACCGGATGACGCCTGTCCGGCTCCGTCGCGGGAGTGGGCGCGGGTTCGTCGGCCCGCGCCTCGTACTCGGTCCTCGTCGCCACCGCAGCCGTCCCTTGTCGTGGGGTTGTCCGTCGCCGGGACGTTCCGCCCCCGAGCGCACTGCCGTCAGTCCAGGAGGGCGTCGGGCTTGCCCTTGCTCCGAGGCCGCTCGTCGACCATCTTGCCCCAGACGATCAGACGGTAGGTACTGGTGAACTCCGGCGTACACGTCGTCAGGGTGATGTACCGGCCGGGCGCCGTGAAACCGGACCCCGCGGGCACCGGGTCGATCACCGACACGTTGGACGGCGAGGTCTGCGCGAGGGTCTTCGTCATCTCGTACGTGTAGTAGGCGTCCTGGGTCTCGACCACGACCTTGTCGCCCGGCTTCAGCTTGTTGACGTAACGGAACGGCTCACCATGGGTGTTGCGGTGGCCGGCCAGCGCGAAGTTGCCCTGGGGGTCCGAGGGCATCGCGGTCTTCAGCGCACCCTCGCCGTAGTGGCCGACCATGCCCCGGTCGAGCACCTTCTCCTTGCTGGTGCCCTCCGCGACGGGCGCGACCACGTCGAGTTTCGGGATGTGGATGATCGCGAAGCCCTGGCCCGGTGCGAAGGTCCCGGGATCCCGCTCGCCCGCCGCCCACTGGTCCTGGATCTTGTGGGTCTCCTGCCCCGCGATCCGGTCGGCCCGGACGTTGGTCCACCAGAGCTGGTAGGCGACGAACAGCAGCATCAGCACACCGAGCGATATGAAGAGTTCACCGACGACCCGGCTGACGACCACGGCCGGACTGTCCTTGGCCGCGCGGGCCGCCCTGCGGGCCTCCACCCGCGACATCGGGCGGGCGGCCTCGGTACCCCCCGGTCCCGCACCCGCACCGCTCCCCCGGGAGGGGCCCGGCTGCTGCGGCGCCCTGCGGCGCCCGCCCGCCTTGGCCGCCCTGCGCCGCTCCGCCCGACCGCCCGCCGCCGGTACGCCCTCCGGAGCCCCGTCCGCACGGGCGGGGCCCACCGTCCGCAGGACGACGGTCTCGTCGTGCGGCGGGAGCTGGCCGGGGTCGTCCTCGGGCCCGTCCGGCGCGGGCAGGACGGTGGTCGCCGCCTCGTCCGGAAACGCGCCGGAGGACGACGGGGTGGAGGGGTGCCGCGTGCCGGGTGCCGCTCCGGCGGTCGGGACGCCCGGAGCGGGCGTGCCACCCGAAGCGGTCGCGGCTCCCGTGCCGGAGCCGGACGTGGTGGGGCCGGATGGACCGGACCCGGCGCCCGACGTGGTGGGGCCGGAAGCGGCCGGCTGCCGCTCCTGCCCGTACCAGTCGCGGCGGTAACCCTCGGGGTCGTACCACTCGCCGGGTTCACCGGACGGCCCGAGGCCCTCCTGCGGCCCGTACGCGGCCTGTTGGGGGTTCTCACGCCGATGGGGCCGGGCGGGCCGCTGCGGCGGCTGTGATCGCCCCGTACGGCCTCGCAGGGAGCTCTCCACCACCACGCCCTCGACCACGCGTCCCCCCGCGGGCGGACGCTCGGCCGACGGCCCGCCCGGTGCGCTCTCCACCGGCCCGTCCCCGGCGTGGCGGGCCCGGGGCGGGGCGTAGCCGCCCGGCAACGGGTCGTTCAACGGGTCCGCCAGCCGGCCCACCGCGTCCTCGAACGAACCGTCCCTCCCACGTCCGGGCGGGTACTCCTGCCCGGCGTCGTGCTCGGGACGGAGGGAGGTCACGCGACGGCCTTGCCCACCACCGGCGTGAGCCCCGCCGACCTGTCGACCGCGCCCGCGTCGCCGCACCGGACGAGCCAGTTGGCCAGCATCAGATGACCGTGCTCGGTGAGCACCGACTCGGGGTGGAACTGCACTCCCTCGACCGGCAGATCGCGGTGGCGCAGCCCCATGACGATGCCGTCGGCCGTACGCGCGGTGACCTCAAGCTCGGCGGGGAACGCGGAGGGTTCGGCGGCCAGCGAGTGGTAGCGGGTGGCGGTGAAGGGGGACGGCAGCCCCGCGAAGACGCCCTGCCCGTCGTGGATCACCGGCGAGGTCTTGCCGTGCAGCAGTTCGGGCGCCCGGTCGACGACCCCGCCGTACGCCACCGTCATCGCCTGCATGCCGAGGCAGACGCCGAAGACGGGAACGCCCGTCGACGCGCAGTGGCGCACCATGTCGATGCAGACACCGGCCTGTTCGGGAGCGCCGGGGCCGGGCGAGAGCAGGACCCCGTCGAAACCGTCCTGGGCGTGGGCGGTGGTGACCTCGTCGTTGCGGACCACCTCGCACTCCGCGCCGAGCTGGTAGAGGTACTGCACGAGGTTGAAGACGAAGCTGTCGTAGTTGTCCACGACCAGAATGCGTGCGCTCACTGCCCTGCCTCCGCTCCGGCGCTCTGGCCGTCCACCGTCACGTCACCGAACGGGAGCAGCGGCTCCGCCCAGGGGAAGACGTACTGGAAGAGTGCGTAGACGACTCCCAGGACGAGCACGAGCGAGATGATTCCCCGCACCAGCGCGTTGCCCGGCAGATGGCGCCAGATCCAGCCGTACATGCTGCCCCTCCATTCGGTTCGGGACCAGACTAAAGGGCGCCGGCCCGGACGTGGGGCAGCTGTGGAAAGCCACGGGGCGCCGGCGGAAGGCCGCCCTCCGTCCCGCTCGGGACCGCGGCTATCCGGCGGGCTGCGCGTAGTGGAGGTCGATCGGGCCCGAGTACGCCGGCAGGGTCGCGCCGTCGTCCTCGTCGAGCTTCCAGCCGAGCCCGTACGCCTTCACGTACAGCTGGTAGTTCTGCAGGGCGGTGGAGGCGTCGAGCGCCGCACGGAGCTTGTCGGGATCACCCACGGCGGTGACCTTGTACGGAGGCGAGTAGACGCGGCCCTGGAGGATCAGGGTGTTGCCCACGCAGCGGACGGCGCTGGTGGAGATGAGCCGCTGGTCCATGACCTGGATGCCCTGTGCGCCACCGTCCCAGAGCGCGTTGACCACGGCCTGCAGGTCCTGCTGGTGGATCACCAGGTCGTTGGGCTGGGGCTCCGGGTAGCCGGGGTTCGCGGTGGCGTCGGGCGGGGCGTCGTCGAGCGTCACGCTGACCGACTTCCCGGCGATCGCCGTGGTCCCGGCCGATTTCTCCAGCGCCTCGCGCCGGGTGTCCTGGGCCTCGGTGCTGCCGTCGTCGCGCTGAGCGAGCGCGTCGATCTGCGCGCGCACGGCCGCGTTCGAGTCGGTCAGCGACCCGTTCTTGTCGCTCCGCTCACCGATGAGGTCGGAGAGCTTGAGCAGGGAGGAGTCGCTGCGGATGTTGGTGCCCTTGGCCGTATTGGCACTGGTCACGAAAATGAGACCGGCGAGCGCGAAGACGGCAGCGGTGAGCACCCGGACCGGCCACTTCGAGGTGCGCCGGGCCGCCCCTTCGGGAGAGTCCGCGAGATTGCTCAACGTACCCTTATCTCATCAGGCGCCATGGAAGCACTACGCTAACGGACGCCCGGGGGAGGCAGCTTCCCCCTAGCGCCCTCGGGCGCCAGCCAAAGATCACTGCGCGGTCACGCAGCGCATCGACAGGAGCGTTCCTCGTGCCGAAGTCACGTATCCGCAAGAAGGCCGGTTTCACGCCGATCGCGGCGAACCAGGCGACCACCATCAAGCTGGGCAATCGCGGCTGGATCGCTCCGGTGATGCTGGGGCTCTTCCTCATCGGGCTGGCCTGGATCGTCCTGTTCTACGTGACCGACGGCTCGCTCCCCATCGAGGCGCTCCACAACTGGAACATCGTGGTCGGCTTCGGACTCATCGGCGGCGGCTTCGCCGTCTCCACACAGTGGAAGTAGTCCGCTGACCCGGCTCTCCCCCTGCTCCTGCCGCTTCTTCCCCGCGGCATGCGCGACAACTGCCTGACCCCGAAGGACCGCGTCACCCGAGATACCGGCGGAACCCGTGCGACAGCGGCGTCCGACCGGCCTTCCGGGTGCCCGCCCCTGCCCGCTTCCAGGTCCCGTCCGGAAGTTACCCACAGGGTTATCCACAGTCGGGGGAAAAGGTCAGACGATCTGTGGATAACCTACGCCGAAGTTGACGCCGGTGTGACTACAGCCTCCCTCATCGAGGGAGGCTGTACCGCCTTTCCGGGCCAGAAAGACCCTGTTCAGCGACAGCACGAACGCCAGTACCCACTCTCCGCTTCCTCGCAGTCCCGCTCTGTGGATAACTCTGCCTTGGGAGTGGACAGAATCTGTCAGGTGAGCGCCGCAGTTCGAGCAAGAACGATCAGGACCGACACCGCCAGCACCAGGGCACAGGCCCCGAACTGCACCAGGTTCCGCCGCGCGCGAGGCGCGTGCACCAAGGCGACGGCGATGAGCGTTCCGGCGACCAGGCCACCGAGATGGGCCTGCCACGCGACACCGGGCCGCAGGCTGAAGAGCACGTTCAACGCGAGGATGACCAAGGCCGGCCGCAGGTCGTAGTTCATCCTCCGCATGAGCACGACGGTGGCGCCCAGAAGGCCGAAGACGGCCCCGGAGGCTCCCAGGGAACCCTGGTTCTGGGCGCTCATCCAGTAGGTGACCGCGCTGCCCGCCAGCCCCGACAGCAGATACAGCGCGAGGAAGCGGAGCCGCCCGAGCGCGGCTTCCAGAGGCCCGCCCAGCCACCACAGCCCGAGCATGTTGAAGGCGATGTGCAGCAGCTCTTCGTGGAGGAAGACCGAGGTGATCAGGCGGTACCACTGCCCCTCGGCGACCCCCGTCAGGCTGCCGGGGAAGGGCTGGGAATCCCAGGCGCGCCCCACCAGCAGCAGGTCCTGGAGCAGCCACGACCTGCCGGTCAGCCACACCGCGGCGAAGACGGCCACATTGATCGCGAGCAGGATCTTCGTGACCAGCCGGGGATCGGACGCCACCGCGCCGCCGGTGAGCGTACGGGGCCGCGCGGCAGCCGGATGGTGGCCCGCACCCGCCCCGGTCCGGACGCATTCCGGGCAGTGGAAACCCACGGAGGCGCTGATCATGCACTCGGTGCAGATCGGACGCTCGCACCGGGCGCAGCGGATTCCGGTACCGCGGTCCGGATGGCGGTAGCAGAACCGCGTCGCCCCGCCCTCTTCGGACGGGTCGCGGTCTGCCGGCGGCTGCTGGTCCATCGGTACCGACCTCTCGGTCCGTCACTGCCAGTCCTGGTCCGCCATGTAACCGTACGGGCCATCGGTCCGACGGTTCCCCGCGCGGAAACCCACCAGGGGACTGACAGGCGATCGGAAGGTCTGCGGTCCCCGGCCGGCGGGCCATCGCTCGGCGGCCCGCGGTCCGGCTGTCCACCGCTCAGCCGCCCGCGGTCCGGCACCTCACCGGTGCTCGATCAGGATCGATTCCAGCACGACGTCCTGAATCGGCCGGTTGGTCCGCGGGTTCGCCGGAAGCGACGCGATCGCGTCCACGACCTTGCGGCCCGCCGCGCCGGGGACCTCACCGAAGATCGTGTGCTTGCCCGTCAGCCACGCCGTGGTGGAGACGGTCACGAAGAACTGCGAACCGTTCGTCCCCGGTCCGGCATTGGCCATGGCGAGCAGGTAGGGCCGGGTGAACGCGAGATCGGGATGGAACTCGTCCGGGAACTCGTACCCCGGCCCCCCGGTGCCGTTTCCCAGCGGATCGCCTCCCTGGATCATGAAGTTCTCCAGCACCCGGTGGAAGACCGTCCCGTCGTAGAGCCGGCCGGCGGACCGGGCGCCCGTCGCCGGGTGAGTCCACTCCCGGGCACCGGTGGCGAGGTCGACGAAGTTCCGGACCGTCCTGGGGGCGTGGTTCGGCAGAAGCCGGATCTCGATGTCGCCCTGGCTCGTCCTCAGGGTGGCGTACAGCTGCTCGGCCACGGTCTGCCTTCCATCGATCCTCGGTCCGCGCGGTGAAACTCCCCGATCCTCGCACGGCGGACTCCCCCTGCGCGGCGGCTGCGGACCGCACTTCTCCCCGTGCCCCGTCCGGGCGCTTCACCAGGACACACCCTGCGGGCAGGCGCCCGTACGGCGCGCCTCCACCCGAACCGTGGCATCGTCGTCCACGCACTCCATGATTCGGATTGACCGATTTGTCCCATGACCCGGATGCCCGTCCCGCATGCCGCGCAGAACCCCCGCAGGCATGATTTCGGCATGGGCGGACAGGCGGAGTACCTACCCGCCACCAAGGAGGAGGATCCCGTGACCCGCATCGACAGCGTGCGCGCCGCAACCGACTCGGCGAAGGAAAGCGCGCAGCACGCCGCGGAAGTGGTGGCGCCTTACGCCGACACAGCCAAGATCCAGGCCGCTCACTACGCCAACGAGGCACGTGTGCGCCTCGCACCCAAGGTGTCGGCTGCGGCGCAGCAGGCCCGCGTGCAGTACGTCGCGCATGTCGCGCCGCGCATCGACCAGGCTCTCGCCCACGTACCCCCGAAGGTCGACGACGTTGCGCGGGGCGCCGCCGTACGGACCCGCAAGGTGGCCAAGAACGCGGCCGGCTACACGGTGCCCCGCTTCGAGTACGCGGTGGCCGCGGCCACCCCGGTCGCCGAGGAGGCCCAGGTACGCAGCGCCGCGGCTCTGGCCGCGCTGCGCGGTCAGGTGACCGCCAAGGACATCAACCGGCTCGCGAGGAAGAACGCGCGTCGGGCGAAGACCGGCCGGTTCGTCAAGGGATTCCTCGTCCTCTCGCTGGTCGCCGGTGGCGCCTGCGCCGCTTGGCGCTGGTGGGACCGGCAGGCCAACCCCGACTGGCTGGTGGAGCCGTCGGAGCCCACCGCGGTCCGTGACGGCCAGTCGCCCCTGACCTCGGTCGACGGCACCGACCTGGACCCCGAGGTCAGGGCGAAGCAGGCGGAAGCCGAAGCAGGCGACCCGAACGGGAAGAACCGCGACGACCGCCCCTGAGCCGTCCGGCCGGATCCTCCGTGCCGTCCCATGTTTCACGTGAAACGGCGCACCTACCTGATCGGCATCGCTCCACCGTTTCCGCCTCGTCGAGGGGCGTCGGACGACCACAGAGAGTCGTCCGACGCCCCTTAGTCGTATCCGGAATCCGCCCCCGTGATCCGTCCCGGGAACACCTCTCCGCTCCGCCCCGAGTGTGCGGCCGGGACGGCCGACGACCCGCCCGAACGCGCGGATGCGTGGCGTCGCAGACCGTGATTCGCTGGCCACGTGCCCTCCCGCTCTTCTGCGCACGCCTCCCCGCCGGGGTCCGATCCGGTGCCCGTTCCCCATGGAAGCGGGCTCTTCCGTCGGCAGCCTCGGCTGGACAGGGCGCTGCTGGTGATCCTCGGCCGGCCCCGCCGCCGACTCGGCTGGCTGCTGCCGCTCACGCTGCTCGTGGTCGTCTGCTTCGCCGACTGGAACACCTCGGGCGACTTCCGGGTGCTGTCCTGGCTCGTGGTGGTCCCGGTCGTGGCCGCCGCCCTCTGCCCGGTGGGCACCACCGCACTGTTCGCGGTCGCCGCGGTGGTGGCGTACCGCGGGATCGACCAGGCGTGGGAGCACGAGTACCGCGCGGGACTGCCCGACTTCATCCTCGTCACCATGGGCGGGCTGCTCGCCGTCGCGGCCGCGTGGCTGCGCCGCCGGGGGGAACGCCGGGCGCTCTCCGTCCGGAACGTCGCGGACACCACACGGGCAACCGTGATCCGGCCGCTCCCGCCCAGTTGGGGCGGGCTGCTCCATGCGCA
The DNA window shown above is from Streptomyces sp. NBC_00247 and carries:
- a CDS encoding class E sortase, translated to MTSLRPEHDAGQEYPPGRGRDGSFEDAVGRLADPLNDPLPGGYAPPRARHAGDGPVESAPGGPSAERPPAGGRVVEGVVVESSLRGRTGRSQPPQRPARPHRRENPQQAAYGPQEGLGPSGEPGEWYDPEGYRRDWYGQERQPAASGPTTSGAGSGPSGPTTSGSGTGAATASGGTPAPGVPTAGAAPGTRHPSTPSSSGAFPDEAATTVLPAPDGPEDDPGQLPPHDETVVLRTVGPARADGAPEGVPAAGGRAERRRAAKAGGRRRAPQQPGPSRGSGAGAGPGGTEAARPMSRVEARRAARAAKDSPAVVVSRVVGELFISLGVLMLLFVAYQLWWTNVRADRIAGQETHKIQDQWAAGERDPGTFAPGQGFAIIHIPKLDVVAPVAEGTSKEKVLDRGMVGHYGEGALKTAMPSDPQGNFALAGHRNTHGEPFRYVNKLKPGDKVVVETQDAYYTYEMTKTLAQTSPSNVSVIDPVPAGSGFTAPGRYITLTTCTPEFTSTYRLIVWGKMVDERPRSKGKPDALLD
- a CDS encoding aminodeoxychorismate/anthranilate synthase component II, producing MSARILVVDNYDSFVFNLVQYLYQLGAECEVVRNDEVTTAHAQDGFDGVLLSPGPGAPEQAGVCIDMVRHCASTGVPVFGVCLGMQAMTVAYGGVVDRAPELLHGKTSPVIHDGQGVFAGLPSPFTATRYHSLAAEPSAFPAELEVTARTADGIVMGLRHRDLPVEGVQFHPESVLTEHGHLMLANWLVRCGDAGAVDRSAGLTPVVGKAVA
- a CDS encoding peptidylprolyl isomerase; protein product: MAEQLYATLRTSQGDIEIRLLPNHAPRTVRNFVDLATGAREWTHPATGARSAGRLYDGTVFHRVLENFMIQGGDPLGNGTGGPGYEFPDEFHPDLAFTRPYLLAMANAGPGTNGSQFFVTVSTTAWLTGKHTIFGEVPGAAGRKVVDAIASLPANPRTNRPIQDVVLESILIEHR
- a CDS encoding rhomboid family intramembrane serine protease, with the translated sequence MDQQPPADRDPSEEGGATRFCYRHPDRGTGIRCARCERPICTECMISASVGFHCPECVRTGAGAGHHPAAARPRTLTGGAVASDPRLVTKILLAINVAVFAAVWLTGRSWLLQDLLLVGRAWDSQPFPGSLTGVAEGQWYRLITSVFLHEELLHIAFNMLGLWWLGGPLEAALGRLRFLALYLLSGLAGSAVTYWMSAQNQGSLGASGAVFGLLGATVVLMRRMNYDLRPALVILALNVLFSLRPGVAWQAHLGGLVAGTLIAVALVHAPRARRNLVQFGACALVLAVSVLIVLARTAALT
- a CDS encoding class E sortase; protein product: MATRTEYEARADEPAPTPATEPDRRHPVAAAVSVFGELLITAGLVLGLFVAYSLWWTNVVADHEADKQSHAVRDGWTADGGPGELNTEGGIGFLHVPAMKNGEVLVKKGTETSVLNDGVAGYYTDPLPAALPSDEPGNFTLAAHRDGHGAKFHNIDKLHDGDAIVFETKDTWYVYKVFKTLPETTKYNVDVLQQVPKEAGVTKPGHYITLTTCTPVYTSKYRYVVWGELERTEKVDSDRTPPAELR
- the crgA gene encoding cell division protein CrgA — its product is MPKSRIRKKAGFTPIAANQATTIKLGNRGWIAPVMLGLFLIGLAWIVLFYVTDGSLPIEALHNWNIVVGFGLIGGGFAVSTQWK
- a CDS encoding DUF881 domain-containing protein; the encoded protein is MSNLADSPEGAARRTSKWPVRVLTAAVFALAGLIFVTSANTAKGTNIRSDSSLLKLSDLIGERSDKNGSLTDSNAAVRAQIDALAQRDDGSTEAQDTRREALEKSAGTTAIAGKSVSVTLDDAPPDATANPGYPEPQPNDLVIHQQDLQAVVNALWDGGAQGIQVMDQRLISTSAVRCVGNTLILQGRVYSPPYKVTAVGDPDKLRAALDASTALQNYQLYVKAYGLGWKLDEDDGATLPAYSGPIDLHYAQPAG
- a CDS encoding DUF5324 family protein, translated to MTRIDSVRAATDSAKESAQHAAEVVAPYADTAKIQAAHYANEARVRLAPKVSAAAQQARVQYVAHVAPRIDQALAHVPPKVDDVARGAAVRTRKVAKNAAGYTVPRFEYAVAAATPVAEEAQVRSAAALAALRGQVTAKDINRLARKNARRAKTGRFVKGFLVLSLVAGGACAAWRWWDRQANPDWLVEPSEPTAVRDGQSPLTSVDGTDLDPEVRAKQAEAEAGDPNGKNRDDRP